TCCTAGGCCAAAACCAGACTTAATGATAAACAGAGAGTCATTGAGATGAGATTGAAGTGCATattataatttcaaattttgtatTTAAGTTCAAGTTAGCAAAAATACATTCACTCAAATGACACAAGAGATATGGATAGATAAAAACACATTCAATTTTAAACTATCTAAAAATACAAGCACACCCTAAAACTCCACTTTCCCTACCTCAAGTAGCATCCCCACTCCATGTCCCATTGTCCCACCAATTAACAAAAAATTACAAAACCATTCCATATATTCAggtattctttttcttctttaaaaATTTTTTAACAGTCAAATACAAATAATCAATATTATCTTTAAAACTTTGATATTTTCTTCCAATAAGAACAGGCATGATCCAAAGAGAGGACAAAAAACCATATCTCAGTGGCTGCTGTCAGCTTTCCAAATCTTAGAAAAACCAGATGAACAACAAgacaaacaaaaaatataatctaagaaacaaaaagagaaatCAAAAGATTGAATCAATCAGGGTTCTTACAAGCACATATCAACAAAGAGAACCCAATTCTTTCATGCTCCTTGCATGTCTGCAAATTCTTCTCCTCAAACCAGAGCCTACTATCCAATCCACTCCTTGTCCTGAACAAGAACACAGCAGAGGAATCAGAGTTTGGATTGAAAAGCCAATCATGAACATCCCACATCATATCCACCACCAAACCATCAACAAAAATCGTTTGATTCCCACGAAAGTTCCACCTCAAACGCTTCACCTGGAACACTGTCTTCTTATCCAAACACACAGACAACACATGATTCATCTTCAACCCTTCTTCCTCTGCAACACACCTTATCAATATGTCATGAAAATCCCCTGACTCAGAAAACTTCGCCCTCGTTGCATAAACCGTAGTCCCAGAGAATCGCTCGCTCCTAGAAACCATTGAAAAATTCCCCTTCATGATACTCAGGTCCAGTGTTTCATCAATTTCATCATCCTTGTCACCGAGGCGAAGACCCAGTTCAGAATCCACCAAAACAACGACATAGAACTCACCCTTCGGCTCTGGCCCTTCATTATACTTGGCTGCAGAGAGATCCCACAAAATTCTGACATCAAAGTTTCGAACCTTGAAACTTTCATCGCCTCTGTTTTTTCTCAATTGCAGAGGGGGAGTTGGGTTTGTATTGAATTTAGAGGGTGGAAATTCAATGTTGGTGGTGATGTTTATGGTGAATCCTTGGCCAATGAGTTTCTTGGTCCAAGTTATTGTGATTAGGAATTGTTTCTGTGATGAGATCATGTTCACTTTGTAGATGCAAGAAACAGAGTCTTGGTTCATGGAACAGGGGTTGTTCAGTTTGGGACAGAGATAAGCCTGGTTTGAAGGCCTTGAAGAACAATAAGAATCTGAAACTTTAATGGCATGTTCACTGTAACAAGATGCTATGCTTCTCATGTTAAAAGGGTTTTTCAGAAATCAACCGACATGAAAAGGATCAAGACAGTTTTTTCTGTGGTACCAAGAAGGAAAAACAGAGGATTGATTTATATATCAATGCTcagttttggttttggtttgcaTATGGTGGAAGAAAGAATTACCTGACAGCGTGAAAAGGGAACAATGGATTGAAGGTTACAAAAGGTGAGGGTTCTTGCTCTTTCAGGGAGTTTAATCCATGTGGAAGTGTCTATTCTGTTGTTCTGTGGCGTACCTGTGGA
This is a stretch of genomic DNA from Lotus japonicus ecotype B-129 chromosome 1, LjGifu_v1.2. It encodes these proteins:
- the LOC130730234 gene encoding uncharacterized protein LOC130730234 → MRSIASCYSEHAIKVSDSYCSSRPSNQAYLCPKLNNPCSMNQDSVSCIYKVNMISSQKQFLITITWTKKLIGQGFTINITTNIEFPPSKFNTNPTPPLQLRKNRGDESFKVRNFDVRILWDLSAAKYNEGPEPKGEFYVVVLVDSELGLRLGDKDDEIDETLDLSIMKGNFSMVSRSERFSGTTVYATRAKFSESGDFHDILIRCVAEEEGLKMNHVLSVCLDKKTVFQVKRLRWNFRGNQTIFVDGLVVDMMWDVHDWLFNPNSDSSAVFLFRTRSGLDSRLWFEEKNLQTCKEHERIGFSLLICACKNPD